Proteins from one Salmo salar chromosome ssa07, Ssal_v3.1, whole genome shotgun sequence genomic window:
- the LOC106609251 gene encoding ras association domain-containing protein 3 isoform X4, with product MTWTSTMSSGYSSLEEDSEEYFFTARTSFFKKPSGKPTQCKDVEQERELRTHLSREEIRQKVELYNSSSKDHLKMTLNPSGVYTGFIKVQLELRRPVTVRGGQGGEAFYLPQGAINTLHISSNNTVRQVIQALLTKFTVADNPAKYALYKRCCRDEQEYMCKLSEGEHPLFLRLLAGPNTDMLGFVLREQQTGEVMWDAFSIPELSNFLRMLEKEETERVCSVTRRYDNYRLKLQEAMRAAGGPG from the exons ATGACGTGGACTAGCACCATGAGTAGTGGCTACAGTAGTTTAGAAGAGGACTCCGAAGAGTATTTTTTCACCGCCAGAACTTCGTTCTTCAAGAAGCCTTCAGGGAAACCAACCCAGTGCAAG gATGTGGAGCAGGAAAGGGAGTTACGGACTCATCTCAGCAGAGAGGAGATCAGACAGAAGGTCGAGCTGTACAACTCCTCCTCCAAGGACCACCTCAAAATGACCCTG aACCCCAGTGGTGTGTATACGGGGTTCATCAAGGTGCAGTTGGAGCTGAGGAGACCAGTCACAGTACGAGGGGGCCAGGGAGGAGAGGCCTTCTACCTCCCTCAGGGGGCGATTAACACTCTTCACATCAGCTCCAACAATACCGTACGACAG GTGATTCAGGCCCTGTTGACCAAGTTCACCGTAGCTGACAACCCTGCTAAATATGCCCTGTACAAACGCTGCTGCAGGGATGAGCAAG AGTACATGTGTAAGCTGTCGGAGGGAGAGCATCCGTTGTTCCTGCGTCTGCTAGCAGGTCCCAACACCGACATGCTGGGCTTTGTCCTGAGAGAACAGCAGACTGGCGAGGTCATG tgGGATGCGTTCTCCATCCCAGAGTTGAGTAACTTCCTAAGGATGCTGGAGAAGGAGGAGACCGAGCGGGTGTGTTCCGTGACGCGTCGCTACGACAACTATAGACTCAAACTGCAGGAGGCCATGAGAGCAGCAGGGGGGCCGGGGTAA